Proteins found in one Candidatus Saganbacteria bacterium genomic segment:
- a CDS encoding SPOR domain-containing protein: protein MKIIKNLFLLTLLLAVIILSFWVSFKLSKNLLVSAKKTTTADLLTIKPADMDKLAANPATQAASSEKQVKISFEVETVPAEPDVKTNADLLAPKIIIGGKQKQAVYRVQSGLFSLKANANTMVQKIKNLGYDAQFDSAGKYFRVFVPAESLNEARLISRTIRAKGYEAIISHANRQAGRK, encoded by the coding sequence ATGAAAATCATTAAAAACCTATTCTTATTGACGCTTCTTCTCGCGGTAATAATATTGAGTTTTTGGGTCAGTTTTAAATTAAGCAAAAATCTTCTTGTTTCAGCAAAAAAAACGACTACAGCCGATCTGTTGACAATAAAGCCCGCGGATATGGATAAATTAGCCGCCAATCCCGCAACACAGGCTGCTTCATCGGAAAAACAAGTTAAGATCTCGTTTGAAGTCGAGACGGTTCCTGCTGAACCGGATGTTAAAACAAATGCCGACCTTTTAGCTCCTAAAATAATAATCGGCGGCAAGCAAAAACAAGCCGTTTACAGGGTGCAATCTGGCTTGTTTTCTCTAAAAGCAAACGCCAACACAATGGTGCAAAAAATCAAGAATTTGGGATATGATGCGCAGTTCGACAGTGCTGGGAAATATTTCAGGGTATTTGTTCCTGCCGAGAGCTTGAATGAGGCAAGGCTAATATCAAGGACCATCAGAGCTAAAGGATACGAAGCGATCATAAGCCATGCCAATAGGCAGGCAGGGAGGAAATAA
- a CDS encoding TIGR00725 family protein, with amino-acid sequence MPDKKIFISVIGESHASPNIAKLAEEVGFAIGKAGAVLVCGALKGVMESACKGAKSAGGTTIGILPGSRREDANPYIDYPIVTGIGYARNKLVVKSGHAVIAVGGSHGTLSEIAFALGYKIPVVGLKTWQFIHHSGQMDKEVHYVNSPKEAVETALKLAKEAKAPEEQKEYQS; translated from the coding sequence ATGCCAGATAAAAAAATATTCATTTCGGTCATCGGCGAAAGCCATGCGTCGCCGAATATCGCAAAACTTGCCGAAGAAGTTGGATTTGCAATAGGAAAAGCAGGAGCAGTCCTTGTCTGCGGCGCATTAAAAGGCGTTATGGAATCTGCATGTAAAGGTGCAAAATCTGCAGGGGGAACAACGATCGGAATTTTGCCGGGCAGCAGGCGTGAGGACGCAAATCCTTATATCGATTACCCGATCGTTACAGGAATTGGATATGCTAGAAATAAATTAGTCGTAAAGTCAGGGCATGCGGTAATTGCCGTTGGCGGCAGCCATGGAACACTTTCTGAAATAGCTTTTGCTTTGGGTTACAAAATTCCTGTCGTCGGGCTTAAAACTTGGCAATTTATCCACCATAGCGGCCAAATGGACAAAGAAGTCCATTACGTTAATTCTCCAAAAGAAGCCGTTGAAACGGCGTTAAAACTCGCAAAAGAAGCAAAAGCGCCCGAAGAGCAGAAAGAATACCAATCATAA
- a CDS encoding bifunctional folylpolyglutamate synthase/dihydrofolate synthase, with amino-acid sequence MLDFDTLNINLGLERVSAVLKELGDPHVKFKSIHVAGTNGKGSVCAMLASILKESGQKVGLFTSPHLYKWNERIKVDGDEILDDNLQHQTSNIQRISKSLDLELTQFEIIVCIAFKYFAEQKIDIAIVEVGLGGRLDATNVIIPQISVITNVDFDHTEYLGKTLKDIAFEKAGIIKEGVPLVTAENKPEALDVIKSRCEMRDAKCEMVTPSVPRPFDFAQDSGHLPLTKGENERGLKGSFQRINEAVAVKVAQLLAVSREHIEAGLRKVKWPGRFQIVSNDPFIIVDGAHNPAGAKALIESLKELNINKPFTFILGFQEDKDIGSMLGIYGSFSKNIILAKSSHPQAADLPNYLPVAEAVKKARKIGNPIVVAGSLFLAAEALTTLAI; translated from the coding sequence ATGCTCGATTTCGATACGCTAAATATTAACCTTGGGCTTGAACGAGTATCTGCCGTCTTAAAAGAACTTGGGGATCCGCACGTAAAATTCAAATCGATCCATGTAGCTGGCACTAACGGCAAAGGTTCTGTCTGTGCAATGCTTGCTTCAATCCTCAAAGAATCCGGCCAAAAAGTAGGGCTTTTTACTTCTCCACATCTATATAAATGGAATGAGCGAATTAAGGTTGATGGTGACGAAATATTAGATGATAACCTCCAACATCAAACCTCAAACATCCAAAGAATTTCAAAAAGTCTAGATCTGGAACTAACTCAGTTTGAGATCATCGTATGCATTGCGTTCAAATATTTTGCCGAACAGAAAATTGATATCGCAATCGTTGAAGTTGGGCTGGGCGGAAGGCTTGATGCGACAAATGTCATTATCCCTCAAATTTCCGTCATTACTAATGTTGACTTCGATCATACAGAGTATCTTGGGAAGACCTTGAAAGATATTGCTTTTGAGAAAGCTGGGATCATTAAAGAGGGAGTTCCTTTGGTGACAGCTGAGAACAAACCTGAAGCTTTGGATGTAATAAAATCGAGATGCGAGATGCGAGATGCGAAATGCGAAATGGTCACCCCCTCTGTCCCTCGACCCTTCGACTTCGCTCAGGACTCGGGACATCTCCCCCTTACCAAGGGGGAGAATGAGAGGGGGTTAAAAGGCTCCTTTCAAAGAATAAACGAAGCTGTTGCAGTAAAAGTAGCCCAGCTGTTAGCCGTAAGCCGTGAGCATATCGAAGCCGGATTGAGAAAGGTAAAATGGCCGGGCCGGTTCCAAATTGTTTCTAACGATCCTTTCATTATAGTGGACGGGGCGCATAATCCAGCCGGCGCGAAAGCCCTTATCGAGTCTCTTAAAGAATTAAATATCAATAAGCCTTTTACTTTTATACTGGGATTCCAAGAGGATAAGGACATTGGATCAATGCTTGGAATTTATGGATCATTTTCAAAGAATATTATTCTTGCAAAATCTTCCCATCCTCAAGCGGCTGATCTGCCGAATTATTTGCCTGTAGCCGAAGCGGTTAAAAAAGCTAGAAAAATTGGCAATCCGATAGTTGTCGCTGGATCGTTATTTCTTGCCGCCGAAGCCTTGACTACGCTCGCCATATAA
- the thiC gene encoding phosphomethylpyrimidine synthase ThiC — protein MTQRQSAIKGNITPQIRSVARSENVPIDAILKGLTNGTIAIPFNPLHKKGIGPSTALGVNSGVGIGKGLRTKINANIGTSADFPNIDEELKKLKVCIDAKADTVMDLSTGGDLTNIRKTILAACSLPLGTVPIYQAVVQKKMTVDGMFAVVEEQAKQGVDFMTIHCGVNRESIKALIKKPRLMGVVSRGGSMLVKWIIDNDQENPFYEHYDRLLEIAAKYDITMSLGDGMRPGSIIDAGDPAQIKELKILGQLTKRAWKAGVQVIIEGPGHVPYNEIVDQMKMQKKYCYNAPFYVLGPLPTDIAPGYDHITAAIGGTLAAVSGADFLCYVTPTEHLGLPQPNDVREGIMASRIAAHCADVAKGVQGARDWDKKMSKARKSLDWKKQIELAIDPIKAKKIHDLRKSKCEDNVCSMCGDFCAYKVSTEALK, from the coding sequence ATGACGCAAAGACAATCCGCAATAAAAGGGAATATTACCCCTCAAATAAGATCAGTTGCTCGTTCTGAAAATGTTCCTATCGATGCGATATTAAAAGGCTTAACAAATGGGACAATCGCAATTCCTTTCAATCCTCTCCATAAAAAAGGCATAGGTCCCTCGACTGCGCTCGGGGTAAACTCCGGCGTAGGCATAGGAAAAGGGTTGAGGACAAAAATAAATGCAAATATTGGGACTTCCGCTGATTTTCCAAATATAGATGAGGAATTAAAAAAACTCAAAGTTTGCATTGATGCAAAAGCCGATACAGTTATGGACCTGTCTACGGGCGGAGATCTAACAAATATCCGAAAAACTATCCTTGCCGCTTGCTCCTTGCCCCTTGGTACTGTTCCGATATACCAAGCCGTTGTTCAGAAAAAGATGACCGTTGATGGCATGTTTGCGGTTGTTGAAGAACAGGCAAAACAAGGCGTCGATTTTATGACGATCCATTGCGGCGTGAATAGAGAATCTATCAAAGCATTAATAAAAAAACCAAGATTGATGGGGGTAGTGAGCCGCGGAGGATCGATGCTAGTTAAGTGGATAATCGATAACGACCAAGAGAATCCATTTTATGAACATTATGATCGATTGCTAGAAATTGCCGCAAAATACGATATTACTATGTCTTTGGGTGATGGCATGAGACCAGGATCAATTATTGACGCAGGGGATCCAGCTCAAATAAAAGAACTTAAAATATTGGGACAATTGACAAAGAGGGCGTGGAAAGCTGGTGTTCAGGTAATAATAGAAGGGCCGGGACATGTTCCATATAATGAAATAGTAGACCAAATGAAAATGCAAAAAAAATATTGCTATAACGCGCCATTTTATGTCCTAGGGCCTCTTCCAACAGATATCGCACCAGGATATGATCATATTACAGCCGCGATCGGTGGAACTCTTGCCGCAGTTTCCGGCGCCGATTTTCTCTGTTATGTAACACCAACGGAGCATTTGGGACTGCCGCAGCCTAATGATGTAAGAGAAGGGATAATGGCTTCACGCATTGCCGCACATTGTGCCGATGTAGCTAAAGGTGTGCAGGGCGCTAGGGACTGGGACAAGAAAATGTCTAAAGCCCGCAAATCCCTTGATTGGAAAAAACAAATAGAACTGGCGATCGATCCAATTAAAGCCAAGAAGATCCACGATCTACGCAAATCAAAGTGCGAGGATAATGTCTGCTCCATGTGCGGAGACTTCTGCGCGTATAAGGTTTCAACTGAAGCTTTAAAATAA
- a CDS encoding rod shape-determining protein — translation MVFGKFSRDLGIDLGTATTLVFARGEGIILCEPSVVAIDKNTNKALAIGNEAKGMLGRTPANIVAVRPMRDGVIADFEITEMMLRHFINKSHQRSAFVRPRIVVGVPSGITGVEKRAVLDAAMHAGAREAYLVEEPMAAAIGANLPVSEAAGSMIVDIGGGTTEVAVLALGGIVVSKSIRVAGDEMDEAIVSHCRKNYNLLIGERTAEQIKIDIGSAYPLPEERTVEVRGRDLVTGLPKTLTLTSSEIRDALAEPVATVVDAVRITLEKTPPELAADIMDRGIVMAGGGSLLRGLDKHLSQETDMSVYVVDDPISCVAYGTGKILEEIDILKKVLIMPKKTS, via the coding sequence ATGGTTTTCGGGAAGTTTTCTAGAGACTTGGGCATAGATCTTGGGACGGCAACAACTCTTGTTTTTGCAAGAGGCGAAGGGATAATCCTTTGCGAGCCATCGGTTGTCGCGATAGACAAGAACACGAACAAGGCATTAGCGATCGGGAACGAAGCAAAGGGAATGCTTGGCCGCACACCTGCAAATATTGTAGCTGTTAGGCCCATGAGGGACGGCGTCATTGCCGATTTCGAAATAACCGAAATGATGCTTAGGCATTTCATTAACAAAAGCCACCAAAGGTCCGCGTTTGTTAGGCCTCGAATAGTTGTCGGTGTTCCATCGGGAATTACAGGCGTTGAAAAGAGAGCGGTGCTCGATGCGGCAATGCATGCCGGCGCACGCGAAGCCTATTTGGTCGAAGAACCGATGGCCGCCGCGATCGGCGCCAATCTTCCTGTTTCCGAAGCCGCTGGTTCAATGATCGTTGATATCGGAGGCGGTACGACCGAAGTTGCGGTCTTGGCTTTAGGCGGAATTGTTGTCAGCAAATCAATAAGGGTTGCAGGCGATGAAATGGATGAAGCTATCGTTTCACACTGCAGAAAAAATTATAATTTGCTTATCGGGGAACGCACCGCAGAACAAATAAAGATCGATATCGGGTCCGCTTATCCATTACCTGAAGAAAGAACAGTTGAAGTCCGCGGCCGCGACCTCGTGACAGGACTTCCAAAAACCCTAACTTTAACATCATCTGAAATAAGGGATGCTTTGGCCGAACCCGTCGCAACAGTTGTTGATGCAGTAAGGATCACGCTCGAAAAAACCCCGCCGGAGCTTGCGGCTGATATCATGGACCGTGGGATCGTTATGGCAGGAGGCGGATCTCTTTTAAGAGGTTTAGACAAGCATTTGTCACAGGAAACGGATATGTCTGTTTACGTCGTCGACGACCCGATATCATGCGTCGCGTACGGAACGGGCAAAATATTGGAAGAGATAGATATTTTGAAAAAAGTCCTGATCATGCCCAAAAAAACCTCCTAG
- the xerD gene encoding site-specific tyrosine recombinase XerD encodes MIQYLQEFLDYLNFEKGFSKHTLSNYKRDIQQFFKFIKGDELNRETFKKYLDHLENIGFSPATRMRKQAAMKAYFHYLLAEGKTKVDPTADFKLPKLPIRLPKALSLNDIYSLLKSASKNMRDTAILEMLYAAGLRASELISLELNDVNLDAGFVKCMGKGEKERIVPIGEMAKNALEHYIKEERPKMLRNESQTALFLDRNGTKMSRQALWDIVKKYVIKSGVRSKTSTHTLRHSFATHLLEHGADLRTVQEMLGHSNISTTEIYTSVSRERLKKIYLKFHPRA; translated from the coding sequence ATGATCCAATATCTGCAGGAATTTTTAGATTATCTAAACTTCGAAAAAGGCTTCTCCAAACATACGCTTTCTAATTATAAAAGGGACATCCAACAATTCTTCAAGTTCATAAAAGGAGACGAACTGAACAGGGAGACTTTTAAAAAATATTTGGATCATCTCGAAAACATCGGATTTTCTCCTGCGACCAGGATGCGCAAACAAGCCGCAATGAAAGCTTACTTCCATTATCTCTTGGCGGAAGGCAAAACAAAAGTTGATCCGACCGCTGACTTTAAGCTGCCGAAGCTTCCGATCAGGCTTCCAAAAGCTTTATCTTTGAACGATATATATTCGCTGCTCAAGTCCGCTTCAAAAAATATGAGAGATACTGCAATACTTGAAATGCTTTATGCGGCGGGGCTTCGGGCATCCGAGCTTATTTCGCTTGAATTGAACGACGTGAATTTGGATGCCGGGTTTGTAAAATGCATGGGGAAGGGCGAAAAGGAAAGGATCGTACCAATAGGCGAAATGGCGAAAAATGCTCTAGAGCACTATATAAAGGAAGAAAGGCCGAAAATGCTTCGAAACGAATCGCAAACAGCGTTATTTCTTGATCGGAATGGGACAAAGATGTCCAGGCAAGCGCTATGGGATATCGTTAAAAAATACGTTATCAAGTCGGGAGTTCGTTCCAAAACATCGACCCATACCCTTCGCCACTCATTTGCAACCCATTTGCTTGAGCATGGAGCGGATCTTAGAACTGTCCAAGAGATGCTGGGGCATTCCAATATTTCGACCACTGAAATATATACGTCCGTTTCCCGCGAAAGGCTAAAGAAAATCTATCTAAAATTCCACCCCCGCGCCTGA
- the thiL gene encoding thiamine-phosphate kinase: MKLSQLGEFGLIELLKKAEKKNKRSDTVIGIGDDCAVIQHPTSKFKHPTSKSKYPNKSKVQNSNIQKYQLITTDTMVEGVHFKLEKSGRNRPDVHRDRSGPFFHLGCKALFSNISDISAMGGLPTHAVVTVGFPENLEAKDALEIYNGMNSSAKKHKIDIVGGDTVASPRSMFISITLLGEVEKEYLLTRSGAKPGDLICVTGKFGGEAAARYKIQNTRYKSRNTEARILAKSGIVSSMIDSSDGLVRSVLEVCKASSVGALINSDHVPKAKGATLENALYGGEEYELVFTVPINKIDKLPKELIGKVTIVGEIFPKSFGVKLIDSKGDISISKGGYEHFKK; this comes from the coding sequence ATGAAACTATCCCAGCTTGGCGAATTTGGACTTATCGAACTTCTCAAAAAAGCCGAAAAAAAGAACAAACGGTCGGATACCGTTATAGGAATTGGGGATGACTGCGCCGTAATACAACATCCAACTTCCAAATTCAAACATCCAACTTCCAAATCCAAATATCCAAACAAATCCAAAGTTCAAAATTCAAATATTCAAAAATATCAATTAATTACTACTGATACTATGGTTGAAGGAGTGCATTTCAAATTAGAAAAAAGTGGGAGGAACCGCCCCGATGTTCATCGGGACAGGAGTGGCCCCTTTTTCCATCTGGGCTGCAAAGCTCTTTTTTCCAACATATCTGATATTTCAGCTATGGGTGGACTTCCAACCCATGCAGTTGTAACTGTCGGATTTCCTGAAAACTTAGAGGCTAAAGATGCTCTGGAAATCTATAATGGTATGAACTCCTCTGCCAAGAAGCATAAGATCGACATTGTCGGTGGCGATACGGTCGCGTCGCCAAGATCAATGTTCATATCGATCACTCTATTAGGTGAAGTCGAAAAAGAATATCTTTTGACTCGTTCAGGAGCGAAGCCTGGCGACTTAATATGTGTGACTGGGAAATTTGGAGGAGAAGCCGCCGCAAGATACAAGATACAAAATACAAGATACAAATCGAGAAACACTGAAGCGAGAATTTTAGCTAAATCCGGGATTGTTTCCTCAATGATAGACTCAAGCGACGGACTTGTACGATCCGTCTTGGAAGTTTGCAAGGCAAGTTCAGTCGGCGCTTTGATCAATTCCGACCATGTCCCAAAAGCAAAAGGCGCAACGCTTGAAAATGCTCTTTACGGCGGAGAAGAATATGAATTGGTTTTTACAGTCCCAATAAACAAGATAGATAAGTTGCCGAAAGAATTAATAGGTAAGGTGACGATTGTTGGAGAGATCTTTCCAAAGTCGTTTGGTGTAAAGCTTATTGACTCAAAAGGGGATATTTCTATTTCTAAAGGCGGCTATGAGCATTTTAAAAAATAA
- a CDS encoding nucleotidyltransferase domain-containing protein — protein MMDYRNIFKKHKHIVSAYLFGSRARGDFSPVSDYDFAVQADDNLPKAGYTDLKLALVGDLCDALRTDSVDVVIINEAPLLLKHRIIRDRKILFCRAQLKRIRFETSILINYLDEKEYEMSFAKGVFKGILEAA, from the coding sequence ATGATGGATTACAGGAATATTTTTAAAAAGCATAAGCATATAGTGTCCGCCTATCTCTTTGGTTCAAGGGCAAGAGGGGATTTTTCTCCTGTTTCCGATTACGATTTTGCCGTCCAGGCGGACGATAATTTGCCTAAAGCCGGATATACAGACTTAAAACTGGCGTTAGTCGGCGACTTATGCGACGCTTTAAGGACCGACAGTGTAGACGTTGTAATAATCAATGAAGCTCCGCTCCTGTTGAAACACCGGATCATCCGTGACAGAAAAATATTATTTTGCAGGGCACAATTGAAAAGGATCCGATTTGAAACATCTATTTTGATCAATTATCTTGATGAAAAAGAATACGAAATGTCTTTTGCTAAAGGTGTCTTCAAAGGCATTTTGGAGGCTGCATAA
- the mreC gene encoding rod shape-determining protein MreC, with protein MRYSFVAFLILALSFALNFKQVAEFPSVVMLRQGAHYSLYPFEIGFSIVIRAGKGATLFFANSFRAQSRIKELELVLKTTKAELSSSASLKEENQRLKEALKFSETGFFGRKLIPANVLARENKNFSQIMIIDAGSLKQITPGMTVVSSYGLVGRVAEVSKFTSKIILVTSPQSSISAYLPHVNAFGVIKGNGGNRLELEYIGENISVETTTPVIVSSVSDSFVQGVLIGKVLKVERNIDDIFQKIHVEPATDFSKLGVVFICKP; from the coding sequence GTGCGTTACAGCTTCGTTGCATTTTTAATACTTGCATTGTCGTTTGCCTTGAATTTTAAGCAGGTTGCGGAATTTCCGTCGGTTGTAATGTTAAGACAAGGCGCGCATTATTCCCTTTATCCCTTTGAAATTGGTTTTTCAATTGTCATTAGGGCGGGAAAGGGCGCGACCCTTTTCTTTGCGAATTCATTCAGGGCTCAATCCCGCATCAAAGAATTGGAGCTCGTCTTAAAAACTACAAAAGCGGAGCTATCGTCTAGCGCGAGCTTGAAAGAGGAGAATCAAAGACTTAAGGAGGCTTTAAAGTTTTCCGAGACCGGGTTTTTTGGCCGAAAGCTTATACCGGCGAATGTTCTCGCGCGAGAGAATAAGAATTTTTCGCAAATAATGATAATTGATGCCGGGTCGCTAAAACAAATAACTCCTGGAATGACAGTTGTTTCAAGCTATGGCCTGGTCGGGCGCGTGGCAGAGGTTTCCAAGTTCACTTCAAAAATCATTCTTGTTACTTCCCCCCAAAGCTCGATCTCGGCATATCTTCCGCATGTAAACGCATTTGGGGTCATAAAAGGGAACGGGGGGAACAGGCTTGAGCTTGAATACATCGGCGAAAACATTTCTGTCGAAACAACAACGCCTGTAATTGTTTCATCGGTGAGCGATTCATTCGTCCAGGGAGTGCTTATCGGCAAGGTTTTAAAGGTTGAAAGAAATATCGACGATATTTTCCAAAAGATCCATGTTGAGCCGGCAACGGATTTTTCGAAATTGGGGGTCGTTTTTATATGCAAGCCATAG
- a CDS encoding NUDIX hydrolase has protein sequence MFEKTIKSKRIYKGRMIGMRDDTVQMATGRISHREICEHPGAVAVVAITDKKEVVLIRQFRKPAEKVLYEIPAGLFEKGEAYKAAAKRELREETGFVSKKIKHLTSIYTTPGYSTELLHIFLATGLELTEQSYEEDEHIEVEVVPIKKAAKMIIDKKIVDGKTIVGILMANKILTPTYISPLLRGRKRGGGK, from the coding sequence ATGTTTGAAAAGACGATCAAAAGCAAGAGGATATATAAAGGCCGTATGATCGGTATGCGAGATGATACGGTTCAAATGGCGACAGGCAGGATCTCCCATAGGGAAATATGCGAACACCCGGGCGCCGTCGCTGTTGTTGCTATAACCGATAAAAAAGAAGTTGTTTTGATCAGGCAATTTAGAAAGCCTGCTGAAAAAGTATTGTATGAAATACCTGCCGGATTATTTGAAAAGGGAGAAGCTTACAAAGCCGCCGCGAAAAGAGAGCTTAGAGAAGAAACGGGCTTTGTCTCAAAGAAAATAAAACATCTTACGTCGATCTATACAACGCCTGGTTATTCAACCGAATTATTGCATATCTTTCTTGCGACAGGGCTTGAATTGACCGAACAAAGCTATGAAGAAGACGAGCATATCGAGGTTGAGGTCGTTCCGATCAAAAAAGCGGCCAAAATGATTATTGATAAAAAGATCGTTGACGGGAAAACTATTGTTGGGATATTGATGGCCAATAAAATTCTGACCCCCACTTACATCTCCCCCTTGTTAAGGGGGAGAAAGAGAGGGGGGGGTAAATAG
- a CDS encoding DUF86 domain-containing protein: MVDTESIATRFKHLKEYLKVLNELKRIKKNIFIDDYHYFGLAERYLQLSIECMLDVGNMLIVSLDLRKPSDKQEVIDILEEVKIVPSILATRLSGIARFRNLLVHEYVKIDRSKVYNILNSKIPELEAFMLNITKYLKKKRYI; the protein is encoded by the coding sequence ATGGTTGATACCGAATCGATCGCGACCAGGTTTAAGCATCTTAAAGAATATTTAAAAGTATTAAATGAGCTTAAGAGAATAAAGAAAAATATTTTTATTGATGATTACCATTATTTTGGCCTCGCGGAAAGATATCTTCAGCTGTCCATCGAATGCATGCTTGATGTCGGGAATATGCTAATAGTAAGCTTGGACCTTAGAAAACCATCGGACAAACAGGAAGTAATAGATATTTTAGAAGAAGTTAAAATTGTCCCTTCAATCTTGGCCACAAGGCTTTCGGGTATTGCAAGATTTCGGAACCTTTTAGTCCATGAATATGTCAAGATAGACAGGTCGAAAGTTTACAATATTTTGAACTCAAAAATACCTGAACTTGAAGCTTTTATGCTGAATATCACCAAATATTTGAAGAAGAAGCGATATATCTAA
- a CDS encoding nucleotidyltransferase substrate binding protein: MNSKRDELVKQLKKAAERFKEIMREKKDPVVRDSAIKRFEFTFELAWKTMKAILEEKGVKELYSPKDVIKAAFQNGIIGRDMVWLDMLDTRNKTTHMYNEAMADEIYSNFPKYLPLVKDFIKEIS; encoded by the coding sequence ATGAACAGTAAAAGGGATGAACTTGTTAAACAACTTAAAAAAGCGGCAGAAAGGTTCAAGGAAATAATGCGCGAAAAAAAAGATCCTGTCGTCCGCGATTCGGCTATAAAGCGTTTTGAATTTACTTTTGAACTGGCTTGGAAAACAATGAAAGCGATACTTGAAGAAAAAGGAGTAAAAGAGCTTTATTCGCCAAAAGATGTGATTAAAGCTGCATTTCAAAACGGAATTATCGGAAGGGATATGGTTTGGCTAGATATGCTTGATACAAGAAATAAGACAACTCACATGTACAATGAAGCGATGGCCGATGAGATTTATTCTAATTTTCCTAAATATCTTCCTTTAGTGAAAGATTTTATTAAAGAAATAAGCTAG
- a CDS encoding nucleotidyltransferase domain-containing protein → MDQEHQRIKEKIIEIIKKNIKADHYKIFFFGSRASGNATAKSDIDIGIEAKKKLSAAEKLDVQADLESIRTLNKFDFVDFKTVSDDFKDVALQHFEVIYEQ, encoded by the coding sequence ATGGACCAAGAACATCAAAGGATCAAAGAAAAAATTATTGAAATCATTAAGAAGAACATAAAAGCTGATCACTATAAGATTTTCTTTTTTGGTTCACGGGCAAGCGGCAATGCAACTGCAAAATCGGATATTGATATCGGGATAGAGGCAAAAAAAAAGCTTTCAGCCGCGGAAAAACTTGATGTCCAGGCTGATCTTGAAAGCATTAGGACCCTGAATAAATTTGATTTCGTTGATTTTAAAACGGTTTCGGATGATTTTAAAGATGTAGCACTCCAACATTTCGAGGTGATCTATGAACAGTAA